In Vulpes lagopus strain Blue_001 chromosome 1, ASM1834538v1, whole genome shotgun sequence, a genomic segment contains:
- the USF3 gene encoding basic helix-loop-helix domain-containing protein USF3, which produces MPEMTENETPTKKQHRKKNRETHNAVERHRKKKINAGINRIGELIPCSPALKQSKNMILDQAFKYITELKRQNDELLLNGGNNEQAEEIKKLRKQLEEIQKENGRYIELLKANDICLYDDPTIHWKGNLKNSKVSVVIPSDQVQKNIIVYSNGSQPGGNSQGTAVQGITFNVGHNLQKQTANVVPVQRTCNLVTPVSISGVYPSENKPWHQTTVSALAANQPVPLCLPATISAQNILELSTSESESSVLGVTSASLIAVPIGPEPPQRRSLHTCLNDQSSPENKNGQESPKLVKKTVSCATSIPTASSATATKVHHGSKSCLSVQDFRNDFQTTFVVSVTTTVCSQPPRSAGDSCPASISKGADSASVTAVVAPSAPGGGKTTTPISTVSANPLDNGWTLSCSLPSSSVSASDLKNINSLTRISSAGNTQTTWTTLQLAGNTIQPLSQTPSSAVTPVLNESGTSPTTANHSRHVATGVNLNNSFPADGQTVEQVVVTLPSCPSLPMQPLIAQPQVKSQPPKNILPLNSAMQVIQMAQPVGSAVNAAPANQNVIILQPPSTTPCPTVMRAEVPNQTVGQQIVIIQAANQNPLPLLSAPPPGSVRLPVNGTSALIGSNNSVQNVSTPQTFGGKHLVHILPRPSSLSTSSSTQTFSVTMSNQQQPQTISLNGQLFALQPVMSSSGTTNQTPMQIIQPTTSEDPNTNVALNTFGALASLNQSISQMAGQSCVQLSISQPANPPTAANSQTTPVNCVSLTTTVASPMTTDNSATLPSTYSLVTTPSVNTVACLPNVRSKRLNKKPSAKKHLAANKSACPLNPVRDASKLDCPSAEATAEPSCADGLLESLPVVLPSVTVSQANSVSVSGSHSLDVLNSESVIPESVPKSKSAEETSSPSQEPVTSEHFVTAPAKSKDSAPILQRETSQDKPPTSLALSDAAKSCTSANVLIPSPSDPHILVSQVSGLSSTTSTSTDCVSEVEIIAEPCRVEQDSTSETMQTTGLLKGQGLTVLLSGLAKEKDPQKLSLSVQVDHPDFSSDSSKIVDSSVELHPKQDLLLMNSDDRDPGQHHSCVPDQEVINGSLLGSRQADSPMSTSSGSSRSFSVASMLPETTREDVTSNTTTNTCDSCTFVEQTDIVALAARAIFDQENLEKGRAGSQADMREVASKPSEASPLEGDQPFKTQISKEGGPGQTEATPNEFNSQDSIEATVDRPLGKPSCSVGIKTSNASLQVSTSQPPSITSLSVNNLIHQSSISHPLVSCAGLSQTSEQTAVPATVNLTVASSSYTSQPPGPALMTEYPQEQLNTIAGTIPNPQIQEPLLKPSQESRKDSAKRAVQDDLLLSSAKRQKHCQPAPLRLEAMSLMSRTPDSISDQMMVNQLPPNSANSVGPISNPAHGDGLTRLFPPSNNFVAPALRQTEVQCSSQNSVAEQQQTQASQHLQALQQHVPAQGVSHLHSNHLYLKQQQQQQQQAGQLRERHHLYQLQHHVPHAESSVHSQPHNVHQQRTLQQEVQMQKKRNLVQGSQASQLSLQPKHHGTDQSRPKSGQPHPHHQQMQQQMQQHFGSTQPEKSCENPSTSRNHHNHPQNHLNQDIMHQQQDVGSRQQGSGVSSEHVSGHNPMQRLLTSRGLEQQMGSQPSIVTRPSDMTCTPHRPERNRVSSYSAEALIGKTSSNSEQRMGISIQGSRVSDQLEMRSYLDVPRNKSLAIHNMQGRVDHTVASDIRLSDCQTFKPSGASQQPQSNFEVQSSRNNEIGNPVSSLRSMQSQAFRISQNPGPPPIDRQKRLPYPAVQSIPTGNAIPPRDSENPCHQSFMQSLLAPHLGDQVLGSQRSLSEHQRNTQCGPSSAIEYTCPPTHESVHIRRESESQNRESCDMSLGAINTRNSTLNIPFSSSSSSGDIQGRNTSPNVSVQKSNPMRITDSHGTKGHMNPPVTTNMHGVARPALPHPSVSHGNAEQGPPVRPTNSSVPQRSRHPLQDSSGSKIRQPERNRSGNQRHSNVFDPSLPHLPLSTSGSMILGRQQPTTEKRGSIVRFMPDSPQVPNDNSAPDQHTLSQNFGFPFIPEGGMNPPINANTSFIPQVTQPSATRTPALIPVDPQNTLPSFYPPYSPAHPTLSNDISIPYFSNQMFSNPSTEKVNSGGLNNRFGSILSPPRPVGFAQPSFPLLPDMPPMHMTNSHLSNFNMTSLFPEIATALPDGSAMSPLLTIANSSASDSSKQSSNRPAHNISHILGHDCSSAV; this is translated from the exons ATGCCAGAAATGACAGAGAATGAGACTCCTACAAAAAAACAGCACAG aaagaaaaaccGGGAGACACACAATGCAG TGGAGAggcatagaaagaagaaaatcaatgcTGGAATAAACAGGATAGGAGAGCTGATCCCATGTTCCCCTGCCCTGAAGCAG AGCAAGAATATGATCCTGGACCAAGCCTTTAAATATATAACAGAattgaaaaggcaaaatgatgAACTCCTGCTTAATGGAGGAAACAATGAACAAG ctgaagaaattaaaaagctacGTAAACAACTGgaagaaattcaaaaagaaaatggccGGTATATTGAATTACTAAAAGCAAATGACATATGCCTCTATGATGACCCCACAATCCACTggaaaggaaatcttaaaaactcAAAGGTCTCTGTTGTTATTCCCAGTGATCAGGTTCAAAAAAATATCATTGTTTATTCCAATGGGAGTCAGCCTGGTGGAAACAGCCAGGGAACAGCTGTTCAGGGGATAACCTTTAATGTTGGTCATAATTTACAAAAGCAAACCGCCAATGTGGTGCCAGTACAGAGGACTTGCAATCTTGTGACTCCTGTGTCTATTTCTGGAGTTTACCCTTCTGAAAACAAGCCATGGCATCAGACTACAGTTTCTGCATTGGCTGCCAACCAGCCTGTTCCTCTTTGTCTTCCTGCTACCATTTCTGCTCAAAATATTCTTGAACTTTCCACCTCCGAAAGCGAATCGAGTGTGCTTGGTGTCACCAGTGCCTCACTGATCGCTGTTCCCATTGGGCCTGAACCTCCTCAACGTCGTTCCTTGCACACATGTCTAAATGATCAAAGTTCTCCTGAAAATAAGAATGGGCAAGAGAGCCCCAAATTAGTGAAGAAGACAGTCTCTTGTGCCACAAGCATCCCCACTGCCTCCTCAGCGACTGCCACGAAAGTGCACCATGGAAGCAAGTCCTGCCTGAGCGTACAGGATTTCAGAAATGATTTTCAAACCACCTTTGTTGTTTCAGTTACCACCACGGTCTGCTCCCAGCCTCCCAGATCTGCAGGTGATTCTTGTCCAGCGAGCATTAGCAAGGGTGCAGACTCGGCAAGTGTTACCGCAGTGGTGGCCCCTTCTGCCCCCGGAGGAGGGAAGACCACAACTCCGATAAGCACTGTCTCTGCAAACCCTTTGGACAATGGTTGGACTCTTTCTTGTTCTTTGCCTTCTTCAAGTGTTAGTGcttcagatttaaaaaacattaatagcCTTACCCGAATTTCCTCTGCTGGAAACACACAAACCACGTGGACTACTTTGCAACTGGCGGGAAACACTATTCAGCCCTTAAGCCAGACACCTTCTTCTGCTGTGACTCCGGTATTAAATGAGTCTGGTACCAGCCCTACCACAGCCAACCACAGTAGACACGTCGCCACAGGCGTCAACTTGAATAATTCCTTTCCAGCAGATGGGCAGACAGTTGAGCAAGTAGTTGTAACCTTGCCTTCTTGTCCATCTTTACCTATGCAGCCACTGATTGCCCAGCCACAAGTTAAATCTCAGCCTCCAAAAAATATCCTTCCATTGAATTCAGCAATGCAAGTGATTcagatggctcagccagttgggtCGGCTGTTAATGCAGCTCCAGCTAATCAAAATGTTATCATTCTTCAGCCCCCCAGCACTACCCCATGCCCAACAGTGATGAGAGCAGAGGTTCCCAACCAAACAGTAGGTCAACAGATAGTGATCATACAGGCAGCTAATCAGAACCCCTTGCCGCTCCTCTCAGCTCCACCTCCTGGTTCTGTTCGACTCCCTGTCAATGGAACCAGTGCTCTCATAGGGTCTAATAATTCAGTGCAAAATGTTTCGACCCCACAGACTTTTGGAGGAAAGCATCTTGTCCATATATTACCAAGACCTTCATCTTTATCAACGTCTAGTTCAACACAAACTTTTTCTGTCACCATGTCAAACCAACAACAGCCTCAAACCATTTCTTTAAATGGACAGCTCTTTGCTTTGCAGCCTGTGATGTCCTCATCAGGAACTACAAATCAAACCCCTATGCAAATTATCCAACCCACCACCAGCGAAGATCCAAATACCAATGTTGCCCTGAATACATTTGGAGCTTTGGCCAGCCTCAATCAAAGCATATCACAGATGGCTGGGCAAAGCTGTGTACAGTTGTCTATTAGCCAGCCTGCCAATCCTCCAACTGCTGCAAATAGTCAGACCACCCCAGTCAACTGTGTTTCATTAACAACAACTGTAGCATCTCCCATGACAACTGATAATTCAGCCACACTACCCAGTACTTACAGTCTAGTAACTACTCCCTCAGTGAACACTGTAGCTTGTTTACCTAACGTGAGGTCAAAAAGGTTGAATAAGAAGCCAAGTGCCAAGAAACACTTAGCAGCTAACAAGTCAGCATGCCCCCTGAACCCAGTCAGAGATGCGAGCAAGTTAGACTGCCCCAGTGCTGAAGCCACCGCAGAGCCATCATGTGCCGATGGGCTGCTGGAAAGCCTCCCTGTTgtgttaccatctgtcactgtgTCCCAGGCAAATAGTGTAAGTGTTTCTGGCTCACATTCTTTGGATGTTCTGAATTCTGAATCGGTGATACCTGAATCTGTACCCAAATCTAAGTCAGCAGAAGAGACTAGCTCACCCTCCCAAGAACCTGTAACAAGCGAACATTTTGTAACGGCCCCAGCAAAATCCAAAGATTCTGCCCCCATTTTGCAACGAGAGACATCTCAGGATAAGCCACCAACTAGTTTGGCGTTGTCAGACGCTGCCAAATCCTGCACTTCAGCCAACGTGTTGATTCCATCTCCAAGCGATCCCCACATTTTGGTTTCTCAGGTTTCTGGTCTGTCATCTACCACTAGCACTAGCACCGACTGTGTTTCTGAGGTCGAGATCATTGCTGAACCTTGCAGGGTGGAGCAAGATTCCACGTCTGAAACAATGCAAACGACAGGTCTCTTAAAGGGGCAAGGTTTGACTGTATTGCTGTCTGGTCTTGCTAAAGAAAAAGACCCTCAGAAACTCTCTCTTTCAGTCCAGGTGGACCATCCTGACTTTTCTTCTGACAGTTCTAAAATAGTTGATTCAAGTGTCGAGTTACATCCCAAACAGGACCTCTTGCTGATGAACAGTGATGATAGAGATCCAGGGCAGCATCACTCCTGTGTCCCTGATCAGGAGGTTATTAATGGTTCCTTGCTTGGCAGCAGGCAGGCTGACTCTCCCATGTCAACCAGTTCTGGCAGTAGCCGCAGTTTCTCCGTGGCGTCCATGCTTCCTGAAACGACTAGAGAGGATGTCACCAGCAATACGACAACTAATACTTGTGACAGCTGTACCTTTGTAGAGCAAACTGATATAGTCGCCCTTGCAGCAAGAGCTATTTTTGACCAGGAGAACCTTGAGAAGGGAAGAGCTGGCAGCCAGGCTGATATGAGGGAAGTTGCTTCGAAGCCTTCTGAAGCGTCACCTTTAGAGGGAGACCAGCCTTTCAAAACACAGATATCTAAAGAGGGGGGCCCGGGACAGACGGAAGCAACACCAAATGAATTTAATTCTCAGGATTCGATTGAAGCGACTGTGGATCGGCCCCTTGGAAAACCAAGTTGTTCTGTAGGAATTAAAACATCAAATGCCTCTTTACAGGTTTCGACTTCTCAGCCACCGAGCATCACCAGTTTGAGTGTGAACAATCTTATCCACCAGAGCAGCATCAGCCATCCCCTGGTCAGCTGTGCTGGTTTATCCCAGACTTCAGAGCAAACAGCTGTTCCTGCAACGGTTAACCTGACTGTTGCCTCCAGCTCCTACACCAGTCAGCCTCCTGGACCAGCTCTGATGACCGAATATCCCCAAGAACAGCTGAATACCATTGCTGGCACCATACCAAATCCACAGATTCAAGAGCCACTCTTAAAGCCAAGTCAGGAAAGCCGCAAAGACTCTGCTAAGCGTGCTGTCCAAGATGACCTTTTATTGTCTTCAGCTAAACGTCAAAAGCATTGTCAGCCTGCCCCGCTGAGGCTTGAAGCTATGTCCCTGATGAGCCGAACTCCAGACAGCATTTCTGATCAGATGATGGTCAATCAGCTCCCTCCCAATTCGGCAAACTCTGTTGGGCCTATTAGCAACCCAGCACACGGAGATGGCCTTACACGACTATTTCCACCTAGTAACAATTTTGTTGCCCCTGCACTGAGGCAAACGGAAGTCCAGTGCAGTTCTCAGAATTCAGTTGCTGAGCAGCAGCAAACCCAGGCCAGTCAACATCTCCAGGCCCTGCAACAGCATGTTCCAGCCCAGGGGGTATCTCACCTGCATAGTAACCACCTCTActtaaagcagcagcagcagcagcagcagcaagcagGGCAGCTAAGAGAGAGGCATCACTTGTATCAGCTGCAGCATCACGTACCTCATGCAGAGAGCTCTGTCCACTCTCAGCCCCATAATGTCCACCAACAGAGAACTCTACAACAGGAAGtccagatgcagaaaaagaggaATCTTGTTCAGGGCTCTCAGGCCTCTCAGCTTTCCTTACAACCAAAGCACCACGGAACTGACCAGTCCCGACCCAAGAGtgggcagccccacccccaccatcagcAGATGCAGCAACAGATGCAGCAACACTTCGGAAGCACCCAGCCGGAGAAGAGTTGTGAAAACCCTTCAACCAGCCGGAACCACCATAACCATCCCCAGAACCATCTCAATCAAGATATCATGCACCAGCAGCAGGATGTGGGAAGCAGGCAGCAAGGTTCGGGGGTTTCTTCGGAACATGTGTCTGGGCATAATCCAATGCAGAGGCTTTTGACATCAAGAGGCCTAGAGCAGCAAATGGGATCCCAGCCGAGCATCGTGACCAGACCTTCAGACATGACCTGTACTCCACACAGGCCGGAGAGGAATAGAGTTTCAAGTTATTCTGCTGAGGCACTTATTGGAAAGACGTCTTCTAATTCAGAGCAGAGAATGGGCATATCAATTCAGGGTTCCAGAGTTTCAGATCAGCTTGAGATGAGAAGCTATCTTGATGTCCCCAGGAATAAGAGTTTGGCCATTCACAATATGCAGGGTCGCGTGGACCACACGGTTGCCTCGGATATCCGCCTTTCCGACTGTCAGACATTTAAACCAAGTGGAGCCAGTCAGCAGCCCCAGAGTAATTTTGAAGTACAATCttcaagaaataatgaaataggtAACCCTGTATCATCCTTGAGGAGTATGCAGTCCCAGGCCTTTCGAATTAGTCAAAACCCTGGTCCACCACCAATCGACCGCCAAAAGAGATTACCTTATCCAGCGGTTCAGAGTATCCCGACAGGAAATGCCATCCCACCAAGGGACAGTGAGAATCCATGCCACCAGAGTTTCATGCAGAGTTTACTCGCCCCTCACCTTGGAGATCAGGTCCTTGGAAGCCAGAGGTCCCTTTCAGAGCATCAGAGGAACACACAGTGTGGCCCATCCTCTGCAATTGAATATACTTGCCCCCCGACTCATGAAAGTGTCCATAttagaagagagagtgagagtcaGAACAGGGAAAGTTGTGACATGTCCTTAGGTGCGATTAACACCAGGAACAGCACCTTGAATATTCCTTTCTCGAGTTCTTCTTCTTCAGGAGATATTCAGGGTCGAAACACAAGTCCCAATGTTTCTGTGCAGAAGTCCAATCCCATGAGGATAACTGACAGTCATGGGACCAAGGGCCACATGAACCCTCCAGTCACAACCAACATGCATGGGGTTGCAAGGCCAGCTCTACCCCATCCGTCTGTGTCTCACGGAAATGCTGAGCAAGGGCCTCCTGTACGTCCGACTAATTCTTCAGTTCCCCAGCGATCAAGGCATCCCTTGCAAGACAGCAGTGGTTCCAAAATTCGTCAGCCTGAACGGAATCGTTCTGGAAACCAAAGACACAGTAATGTCTTTGACCCAAGTCTCCCCCATCTTCCTCTGTCTACCAGTGGCAGCATGATCCTTGGACGCCAGCAACCCActacagagaagagaggaagtaTCGTTCGTTTCATGCCTGATAGCCCACAAGTCCCTAATGATAATTCAGCGCCTGACCAGCATACACTATCACAAAATTTcggttttccttttattcccgAGGGTGGCATGAATCCACCAATAAATGCTAATACTTCTTTCATTCCACAGGTTACTCAGCCTAGTGCCACTCGAACGCCAGCTCTCATTCCTGTAGACCCCCAAAACACGCTACCCTCCTTTTATCCCCCATACTCTCCCGCTCATCCTACACTGTCCAATGATATTTCCATCCCCTATTTCTCCAATCAAATGTTCTCAAATCCTAGCACCGAGAAGGTAAACAGCGGAGGCTTAAATAATCGATTCGGATCAATTCTGTCTCCTCCCAGACCTGTCGGTTTTGCTCAACCAAgttttcctcttctccctgatATGCCGCCCATGCACATGACCAACTCTCACTTGTCCAACTTTAACATGACATCTTTGTTTCCAGAAATAGCTACGGCTCTTCCCGATGGCTCGGCAATGTCACCTTTGCTTACGATAGCAAActcctctgcctctgactcttcCAAGCAGTCCTCAAACAGACCTGCCCACAACATAAGCCATATTCTAGGTCATGACTGCAGTTCAGCTGTTTAA